One Halosegnis longus DNA window includes the following coding sequences:
- a CDS encoding histidine kinase — protein MATQTESTGVSTDHSWKGGVLAGIAGGAVMAVVMLAMGANGVLGGAIPALYGLAPPLNPAAGLVVHISHGAVLGVVFAGIVGAAGLDESAKVVGAGVVYGIATWVVLAALVMPVWLQTVGFPNAPPLPNFAPPSLLWHVVYGVVAAGVFTQTRDL, from the coding sequence ATGGCAACACAGACAGAGTCGACCGGTGTATCGACGGACCACTCGTGGAAAGGCGGTGTCCTCGCGGGCATCGCGGGCGGGGCAGTGATGGCCGTCGTGATGCTCGCGATGGGGGCAAACGGCGTGTTGGGCGGTGCGATTCCGGCGCTGTACGGGCTTGCGCCCCCGCTGAATCCTGCCGCTGGACTCGTCGTACACATCTCTCACGGGGCGGTGTTGGGTGTCGTCTTCGCCGGCATCGTCGGCGCGGCGGGACTCGACGAATCGGCAAAGGTAGTCGGTGCGGGTGTCGTGTACGGCATCGCGACGTGGGTCGTGCTCGCCGCCCTCGTGATGCCGGTGTGGCTCCAGACGGTCGGCTTTCCGAACGCGCCGCCGCTGCCGAACTTCGCGCCCCCGAGTCTGCTGTGGCACGTCGTCTACGGCGTCGTCGCCGCGGGCGTGTTCACGCAGACGCGCGACCTGTAG
- the lysX gene encoding lysine biosynthesis protein LysX, with protein sequence MRIGMLYSRIRRDEKLLLSELRDRGHDVVKIDVRKQRFGLTEPPADIEDCDLVVDRCLATSRSRYVTRFVEQYDVPVVNDPETAAVCADKARNSLVLADAGIPTPNTEVAFTKEAAMEIIESFGYPCVIKPVVGSWGRLMAKIDTRSAAEAILEHKETLGHYEHKVFYIQEFVEKPGRDIRVLATDGEPVAAMARSSDHWLTNAAKGAETEHIEVDDEMRDLVARASESVGGGLLGVDLMETGDSYTVHEVNHTVEFKALNEVAETDVPGTVVDWLEARAEAGMEATV encoded by the coding sequence ATGCGAATCGGCATGTTGTACTCGCGGATTCGCCGGGACGAGAAGCTCCTCCTCTCGGAGCTGCGCGATCGCGGCCACGACGTTGTAAAGATTGACGTGCGCAAACAGCGGTTCGGGCTGACGGAGCCACCGGCCGACATCGAGGACTGTGACCTCGTCGTCGACCGCTGTCTCGCGACCTCGCGTTCGCGATACGTCACCCGCTTCGTCGAGCAGTACGACGTGCCGGTCGTCAACGACCCAGAGACCGCTGCCGTCTGTGCGGACAAGGCGCGCAACAGCCTCGTCCTCGCGGACGCCGGAATTCCGACCCCGAACACCGAGGTCGCCTTCACCAAGGAGGCGGCCATGGAGATCATCGAGTCGTTCGGCTACCCCTGCGTCATCAAGCCGGTCGTCGGCTCGTGGGGTCGCCTGATGGCGAAAATCGACACCCGCTCGGCGGCCGAGGCCATCCTCGAACACAAGGAGACGCTCGGCCACTACGAGCACAAGGTGTTCTACATCCAGGAGTTCGTCGAGAAGCCGGGCCGCGACATCCGCGTGCTCGCCACCGACGGCGAGCCGGTCGCCGCGATGGCCCGCTCGTCGGACCACTGGCTCACCAACGCCGCGAAGGGCGCGGAGACCGAACACATCGAGGTGGACGACGAGATGCGCGACCTCGTCGCCCGCGCCAGCGAGTCGGTCGGGGGCGGACTCCTCGGCGTCGACCTGATGGAGACGGGCGACTCCTACACGGTCCACGAGGTGAACCACACGGTCGAGTTCAAGGCGCTCAACGAGGTCGCCGAGACCGACGTGCCCGGCACCGTCGTGGACTGGCTCGAAGCCCGCGCCGAGGCCGGGATGGAGGCCACCGTATGA
- the lysW gene encoding lysine biosynthesis protein LysW, whose product MTECIECGADVTLHDDLEVGEIVDCATCGAELEVLGTDPVELDTAPELEEDWGE is encoded by the coding sequence ATGACAGAGTGCATTGAATGTGGAGCGGACGTGACCCTCCACGACGATTTGGAAGTCGGCGAGATTGTTGACTGTGCGACGTGTGGCGCGGAACTCGAGGTGCTGGGGACCGACCCCGTCGAGCTCGACACCGCGCCCGAACTGGAGGAAGACTGGGGCGAGTAA
- a CDS encoding winged helix-turn-helix transcriptional regulator has product MSADDTDDRLEVWCAGEEWCPITATATILGKKWHPVIIHRLIAEERGFNDLQRAVDGISSKVLSDSLEQLEDHGLVAREVVSEKPFRVEYSVTERGASLEPVIESMREWGETHLAAEE; this is encoded by the coding sequence ATGTCTGCCGACGACACCGACGACCGACTCGAAGTGTGGTGTGCCGGCGAGGAGTGGTGTCCCATCACCGCGACCGCGACCATCCTCGGCAAGAAGTGGCACCCAGTCATCATCCACCGGCTCATCGCCGAGGAGCGGGGCTTCAACGACCTCCAGCGGGCCGTCGACGGCATCTCCTCGAAGGTGTTGTCGGACTCGCTCGAACAGCTCGAAGACCACGGGCTCGTGGCTCGCGAGGTCGTCAGCGAGAAGCCGTTCCGCGTCGAGTACTCCGTCACCGAGCGGGGAGCCTCGCTCGAACCCGTCATCGAGTCGATGCGCGAGTGGGGCGAGACGCATCTGGCCGCCGAGGAGTAA
- a CDS encoding helix-turn-helix domain-containing protein, with protein MQSDPDPSRFRELMLDSEPGFEDVLACVFGMQDIEVRTYLTLLDEPNTTVAGLAERLNRDRSNVNRSLSTLREKGLATRRRELLDSGGHVYQYTATPVSEARELMHETLDEWTAYVHDRIDEFGR; from the coding sequence ATGCAGAGTGATCCGGACCCGAGTCGGTTCCGCGAACTGATGCTCGATTCAGAGCCGGGGTTCGAGGACGTCCTCGCGTGCGTCTTCGGGATGCAAGATATCGAGGTACGAACGTATCTGACGCTGTTAGACGAGCCGAACACCACCGTGGCCGGGCTCGCCGAGCGGCTCAACCGCGACCGCTCGAACGTGAACCGGTCGCTGTCCACGCTCCGCGAGAAGGGACTCGCGACGCGCCGGCGCGAACTGCTCGACTCCGGCGGACACGTCTACCAGTACACCGCAACCCCCGTCTCCGAGGCGCGTGAACTGATGCACGAGACGCTCGACGAGTGGACCGCGTACGTCCACGACCGCATCGACGAGTTCGGCCGCTGA
- a CDS encoding aspartate aminotransferase family protein has translation MSSFVFAEKPIPMESGEGAILTARDGTEYLDFGASYACTPVGHCHPDVVDAITEQAKDLLYVQASYPQAARTALYDQLADVAPSDIDNVWLCNSGTEANEAALKFARSATDRTKIIATTRGFHGRTMGALATTWKDEYKEPYEPLIGDVEFVPYGDAGAMAEAVDDETAAVILEPLQGEGGINPVPTEYLQAVRVHTAQHGAALVMDEIQTGLGRTGTMWACEQHDVVPDVLTSAKGLASGLPLGATLVRDWVADGAASHGSTFSGTPVVCAAAGATLDVLERENLPHHAAVMGQYLRDQLTERVGDDVREVRGEGLMVGIEVKRGANRLLRELALNHQVLALPAGRTVLRLLPPLVVDEQECDAVVDAIEAVVS, from the coding sequence ATGAGCTCCTTCGTCTTCGCCGAGAAGCCCATCCCGATGGAGTCGGGCGAGGGCGCGATACTGACCGCGCGTGACGGCACCGAGTATCTCGACTTCGGGGCCTCCTACGCCTGTACGCCCGTCGGCCACTGCCATCCGGACGTGGTCGACGCCATCACGGAGCAGGCGAAGGACCTGCTGTACGTGCAGGCTTCCTACCCGCAGGCGGCCCGCACCGCGTTGTACGACCAACTCGCCGACGTTGCGCCGAGCGACATCGACAACGTCTGGCTCTGTAACTCCGGCACGGAGGCGAACGAGGCGGCGCTGAAGTTCGCCCGCTCCGCCACCGACCGCACCAAGATTATCGCGACGACCCGCGGCTTCCACGGGCGCACGATGGGCGCCCTCGCCACGACGTGGAAAGACGAGTACAAGGAACCCTACGAGCCGCTCATCGGCGACGTGGAGTTCGTCCCCTACGGCGACGCCGGGGCGATGGCCGAGGCCGTCGACGACGAGACCGCGGCCGTCATCCTCGAACCGCTGCAGGGCGAGGGCGGTATCAACCCCGTCCCGACGGAGTATCTGCAGGCGGTGCGCGTCCACACCGCACAACACGGCGCTGCGCTCGTCATGGACGAGATTCAGACCGGGCTCGGGCGCACGGGGACGATGTGGGCCTGTGAACAGCACGACGTGGTGCCGGATGTCCTCACCTCGGCAAAGGGACTCGCCTCGGGACTTCCGCTCGGGGCGACGCTCGTTCGCGACTGGGTCGCCGACGGCGCAGCCAGCCACGGCTCCACCTTCTCCGGGACGCCGGTCGTCTGTGCGGCCGCCGGCGCGACGCTCGACGTGCTCGAACGGGAGAATCTCCCCCACCACGCGGCCGTGATGGGCCAGTACCTCCGCGACCAGCTCACAGAGCGCGTCGGCGACGACGTGCGCGAGGTGCGCGGCGAGGGGCTGATGGTCGGCATCGAGGTGAAACGCGGGGCGAACCGCCTGCTGCGCGAGCTAGCGCTCAACCATCAGGTGCTCGCGCTCCCGGCCGGCCGGACCGTGCTCCGACTGCTCCCCCCGCTCGTCGTCGACGAACAGGAGTGTGATGCGGTCGTCGATGCAATCGAGGCGGTCGTGTCGTGA
- the argH gene encoding argininosuccinate lyase: MSEESAGDVVRRERFSGGPARGFLSSLAADERIFQADLQVDRAHVVMLAEQGIITGDEASEILAALDAVAASGHGDLPDGEDVHSAIETAVIDRIGPVGGKMHTGRSRNDEVATCLRYRLRGDLLDTVETVLAFRESLCELAEQEAETTMPGFTHLQFAQPTTVGHYLLSYESALARDTERLLAAFDRTNRSPLGAAAFAGTTFDIDRERTADLLGFDAVVENSTDAVSARDFLTETTAALATLATTLSGVAEDIIVFANKGYVDLHDDYASTSSIMPQKKNPDSLELVRAAAGDASAGLTGLLTTLKGLPRAYNRDLQRAHGHAFEAIDAVTEATEVAAGAVATADWNDEMLAAEAGAGFSTATGVADLLAAGGLPFRTAHEIVAEAAERGADRAAVESAASEAGVDLDAYVEPAALDAALDPTESVASRDSHGGPAPEAVAGALDRVAGDIADAEAALAARRETLADGATLLETEVDSYV; the protein is encoded by the coding sequence ATGAGCGAGGAGTCTGCGGGCGACGTGGTGCGACGCGAGCGGTTCAGCGGCGGCCCGGCCCGCGGATTCCTCTCGTCGCTCGCGGCCGACGAGCGCATCTTCCAGGCCGACCTGCAGGTGGACCGCGCCCACGTCGTCATGCTCGCCGAACAGGGCATCATCACCGGCGACGAGGCGAGCGAGATTCTCGCTGCGCTCGACGCCGTCGCGGCGAGCGGCCACGGCGACCTCCCCGACGGCGAGGACGTGCACTCGGCCATCGAGACGGCCGTCATCGACCGTATCGGTCCCGTCGGCGGGAAGATGCACACCGGGCGCTCGCGCAACGACGAGGTGGCGACGTGTCTGCGCTACCGCCTCCGCGGGGACCTCCTCGACACCGTCGAGACGGTGCTCGCCTTCCGCGAGTCGCTGTGTGAGCTGGCCGAACAGGAGGCCGAGACGACGATGCCCGGCTTCACCCACCTCCAGTTCGCCCAGCCGACGACCGTCGGCCACTACCTGCTGTCGTACGAGTCGGCGCTCGCCCGCGACACCGAGCGCCTGCTCGCGGCCTTCGACCGGACCAACCGCTCGCCGCTCGGCGCGGCGGCCTTCGCCGGCACGACGTTCGACATCGACCGCGAGCGCACTGCCGACCTGCTCGGCTTCGATGCAGTCGTCGAAAACAGCACGGACGCCGTCTCGGCGCGCGACTTCCTCACCGAGACCACCGCGGCGCTCGCGACGCTCGCGACGACGCTCTCGGGGGTCGCGGAGGACATCATCGTCTTCGCGAACAAGGGGTACGTCGACCTCCACGACGACTACGCGTCGACCTCCTCCATCATGCCACAGAAGAAGAACCCCGACTCGCTGGAGCTGGTGCGCGCTGCCGCTGGCGACGCGAGCGCCGGTCTCACCGGCCTGCTCACGACGCTGAAGGGGCTACCGCGCGCGTACAACCGCGACCTCCAGCGCGCTCACGGCCACGCGTTCGAGGCTATCGACGCCGTGACCGAGGCGACGGAGGTGGCAGCGGGCGCAGTCGCCACCGCCGACTGGAACGACGAGATGCTCGCCGCGGAGGCGGGTGCGGGCTTCTCGACGGCGACCGGCGTGGCCGACCTGCTTGCCGCCGGTGGACTCCCGTTCCGTACCGCCCACGAAATCGTGGCGGAGGCCGCAGAACGGGGAGCCGACCGCGCGGCCGTCGAGTCGGCCGCGAGCGAGGCGGGCGTCGACCTCGACGCGTACGTCGAGCCCGCCGCACTCGATGCCGCGCTCGACCCGACCGAGAGCGTCGCCTCGCGCGACTCCCACGGTGGACCGGCACCGGAGGCCGTTGCCGGCGCGCTCGACCGTGTCGCGGGCGATATCGCCGACGCCGAGGCCGCCCTCGCTGCGCGCCGCGAGACGCTCGCCGACGGGGCGACTCTCCTTGAGACGGAGGTCGATTCCTATGTGTGA
- the argC gene encoding N-acetyl-gamma-glutamyl-phosphate reductase, with the protein MRAAVVGGSGFTGGELCRLVDGHPDFELVQATSREYENKTVGHAHPNLRHLDLRFSDPADLESVDVLFAATPHGVSMQHIDAFQDAADTVVDLSADFRLPEASAYDEYYDGHDRPELLADAEYALPELNRDNLPGATLIAAGGCNATASILGLLPLFEADILSGDERVVIDVKVGSSEGGASGGKAASHAERSGVVRPYAPTGHRHEAEISEYLGIDVSFTVHAVDMIRGASATCHVFPDSPVSKGDLWGAYRGSYEDEPFVRLASGGGGVYRYPEPKAVAGSNFAEVGFELDAANKRLVVFSAIDNMMKGSAGQAVHAANIAYGLDETAGLEHTGLHPVGAP; encoded by the coding sequence ATGAGGGCCGCCGTCGTCGGCGGCTCCGGCTTCACCGGCGGCGAGCTGTGTCGGCTCGTCGACGGCCACCCCGACTTCGAGCTGGTGCAGGCCACCTCCCGCGAGTACGAGAACAAGACCGTCGGCCACGCCCACCCGAATCTCCGCCATCTCGACCTCCGGTTTTCGGACCCCGCGGACCTCGAATCGGTGGACGTGCTGTTTGCCGCGACGCCACACGGCGTCTCGATGCAACACATCGACGCGTTCCAGGACGCGGCCGACACCGTCGTCGACCTCTCTGCCGACTTCCGGCTGCCCGAGGCGTCGGCGTACGACGAGTACTACGACGGTCACGACCGCCCGGAACTGCTCGCCGACGCCGAATACGCGCTCCCGGAGCTGAACCGCGACAACCTCCCCGGCGCGACTCTCATCGCCGCCGGCGGCTGTAACGCGACCGCCTCCATCCTCGGGCTGCTCCCGCTCTTCGAGGCCGACATCCTCTCGGGTGACGAACGGGTCGTCATCGACGTGAAGGTCGGCTCCTCGGAGGGTGGCGCGAGCGGCGGAAAGGCCGCCTCACACGCCGAGCGGTCGGGCGTCGTCCGGCCGTACGCGCCGACGGGCCACCGCCACGAGGCCGAAATCAGCGAGTATCTCGGCATCGACGTGTCGTTTACCGTCCACGCGGTCGACATGATTCGCGGCGCGAGCGCGACCTGCCACGTCTTTCCCGACTCGCCCGTCTCCAAGGGTGACCTCTGGGGAGCCTACCGCGGCAGCTACGAGGACGAGCCGTTCGTCCGGCTCGCCTCGGGCGGCGGTGGCGTCTATCGCTACCCCGAGCCGAAGGCCGTCGCCGGCTCCAACTTCGCGGAGGTCGGCTTCGAACTCGACGCCGCGAACAAGCGGCTCGTCGTCTTTTCCGCCATCGACAACATGATGAAAGGCTCCGCCGGCCAGGCCGTCCACGCCGCCAACATCGCCTACGGCTTGGACGAGACCGCCGGTCTCGAACACACCGGCCTCCACCCGGTGGGAGCGCCGTGA
- a CDS encoding [LysW]-lysine hydrolase: MTRAALASDDSADTEARGLLYDLVSIPSPTGEEREAAERLAAFFEANDREVWIDDVGNVRAPADDSLLLTSHIDTVPGEIPVRVEDTDDVSEYEADGPVLWGRGSVDATGPLAAMAVAAVRTGVSFAGVVGEEVDSRGAHHLVETRDAPDAVINGEPSGWDGVTLGYRGILSGTYVATSESGHTSRPEPNAIQHGLGWWNRVEDRFEHDPYEPTFEQVTAKPIAVDGGTSEDGLSVEATLDVQLRVPPRLSVADVRERADAELDAGHVNWHDSVPPVMVSPRSEAARAFRVAIRNAGGDPRLLRKTGTSDMNLFAPWDVPMATYGPGDSDRDHAPDERLPLAELDRATAILEEVATRL, from the coding sequence GTGACCCGGGCCGCGCTCGCTTCCGACGACAGCGCGGACACCGAGGCGCGTGGACTGCTGTATGACCTCGTGTCGATTCCCTCGCCGACCGGCGAGGAGCGCGAGGCCGCAGAACGACTTGCGGCGTTCTTCGAGGCCAACGACCGCGAGGTGTGGATTGACGACGTGGGCAACGTGCGCGCGCCGGCCGACGACTCGCTGCTCCTCACCTCACACATCGACACCGTCCCCGGCGAGATTCCGGTGCGCGTCGAGGACACCGACGACGTATCAGAGTACGAGGCGGACGGCCCCGTCCTGTGGGGCCGCGGCAGCGTCGACGCGACCGGCCCGCTGGCCGCGATGGCCGTCGCCGCCGTCCGCACGGGCGTCTCCTTCGCCGGCGTCGTCGGCGAGGAGGTCGACTCCCGCGGTGCCCACCACCTCGTGGAGACCCGCGACGCTCCCGACGCCGTCATCAACGGTGAACCATCCGGCTGGGACGGCGTCACCCTCGGCTACCGCGGTATCCTCTCGGGAACGTACGTCGCAACAAGCGAGTCCGGCCACACCTCCCGACCCGAACCGAACGCCATCCAGCACGGGCTGGGATGGTGGAACCGCGTCGAGGACAGGTTCGAACACGACCCCTACGAGCCGACGTTCGAGCAGGTGACGGCCAAGCCGATTGCCGTCGACGGCGGGACGAGCGAGGACGGACTCAGCGTCGAGGCGACCCTCGACGTACAGCTTCGCGTCCCGCCCCGACTGTCGGTCGCTGACGTGCGCGAGCGCGCCGACGCCGAACTCGACGCCGGCCACGTGAACTGGCACGACTCCGTCCCGCCGGTGATGGTCTCACCGCGCAGCGAGGCGGCCCGCGCGTTTCGGGTGGCCATCCGCAACGCCGGCGGCGACCCGCGGCTCCTCCGGAAGACCGGCACCAGCGACATGAATCTGTTCGCGCCGTGGGACGTGCCGATGGCGACGTACGGTCCCGGCGACTCCGACCGCGACCACGCACCCGACGAACGGCTCCCGCTTGCGGAACTCGACCGCGCGACCGCGATTCTCGAAGAGGTGGCGACACGCCTATGA
- a CDS encoding DUF7554 family protein, giving the protein MDEDGVLKLVLVLVALWVGLEILGAILDLTFTLLGALDSIIGLVIIALIVAFLLDRI; this is encoded by the coding sequence ATGGACGAAGATGGCGTGTTGAAACTCGTGCTCGTGCTCGTCGCCCTCTGGGTCGGGTTGGAGATACTGGGCGCGATTCTCGACCTGACGTTCACGCTGTTGGGGGCACTCGACTCCATCATCGGGCTCGTCATCATCGCGCTCATCGTCGCGTTCCTCCTCGATAGGATTTAA
- the argF gene encoding ornithine carbamoyltransferase has translation MTHFTDIDDLTRDELADVLTRAEDLKERLRRGKAHPELAGDSMAMIFEKPSTRTRISFETGMTQLGGHALFLGPNDIQLGHGEPIKDTARVLSRYVDVVMARMFDHSDVTELAEYASIPVVNGLTDDAHPCQTLADLLTIRELTGGFDASVAWVGDGNNVCRSLIKGAAMTDLDLTVATPDGYGPGSDVLDRAGDLGGSPTLTDDPDAAIADADIVYTDVWVSMGQEDEREQKLAAFDGFQITPERLGDRPLMHCLPAHRGEEVTDAALESDNAVVWQQAENRLHAQKGLLAGLV, from the coding sequence ATGACACACTTCACCGACATCGACGACCTGACCCGCGATGAACTGGCCGACGTACTCACCCGCGCCGAGGACCTGAAAGAGCGGCTCCGGCGCGGCAAGGCCCACCCCGAACTCGCAGGCGACTCGATGGCGATGATTTTCGAGAAGCCGTCGACGCGTACCCGCATCTCCTTCGAGACCGGAATGACCCAACTGGGCGGACACGCCCTCTTCCTCGGCCCGAACGACATCCAACTGGGCCACGGCGAACCCATCAAAGACACCGCGCGCGTCCTCTCGCGGTACGTCGACGTGGTGATGGCCCGGATGTTCGACCACTCGGACGTGACCGAACTCGCCGAGTACGCCTCGATTCCGGTCGTCAACGGGCTGACCGACGACGCCCACCCGTGTCAGACGCTCGCCGACCTGCTCACGATCCGTGAGCTAACCGGCGGCTTCGACGCCTCCGTCGCGTGGGTCGGCGACGGCAACAACGTCTGTCGCTCGCTCATCAAGGGGGCCGCGATGACCGACCTCGACCTGACTGTGGCGACGCCGGACGGCTACGGTCCCGGGAGCGACGTGCTCGACCGGGCGGGCGACCTCGGCGGGTCGCCGACGCTCACCGACGACCCCGACGCCGCCATCGCCGACGCCGACATCGTCTACACCGACGTGTGGGTGTCGATGGGCCAGGAGGACGAGCGCGAGCAGAAGCTCGCGGCGTTCGACGGCTTCCAGATCACGCCCGAGCGACTGGGCGACCGGCCGCTGATGCACTGTCTGCCCGCCCACCGCGGGGAGGAAGTGACCGATGCCGCGCTCGAAAGCGACAACGCCGTCGTCTGGCAGCAGGCCGAAAATCGCCTCCACGCACAGAAGGGGCTGCTCGCCGGGCTCGTCTGA
- a CDS encoding acetylglutamate/acetylaminoadipate kinase, whose protein sequence is MTVVVKIGGARAVNPEGALADIAELDEDCVVVHGGSTAVDDTLDAMGTEPEYVETPSGVVGRFTDEETMDVFKMALPGLVNTDLVTGLQNAGVDAVGLSGVDGGLLTGKRKSAVRVVEDGKKKIRRGDHSGTIQDVNADLLDTLLASGYTPVASPPMLAEGTAVNTDADRAAAAVAGALGATLVVLTDVEGVYTDPDDPSTRIESVATPDEYDALTDAAEGFMTRKVMAATEALESGAREVVVASANAERPIVTALDAGGTHIHPEALE, encoded by the coding sequence GTGACCGTCGTCGTCAAAATCGGCGGCGCACGCGCCGTCAACCCCGAGGGCGCGCTCGCCGACATCGCCGAGTTGGACGAGGACTGCGTCGTCGTCCACGGTGGCTCCACCGCCGTCGACGACACCCTCGACGCGATGGGGACGGAACCGGAGTACGTCGAGACGCCGTCGGGCGTCGTCGGCCGCTTCACCGACGAGGAGACGATGGACGTGTTCAAGATGGCGCTGCCCGGGCTCGTGAACACCGACCTCGTCACCGGCCTCCAGAACGCCGGCGTGGACGCCGTCGGGCTCTCCGGCGTTGACGGCGGCCTGCTCACGGGGAAACGTAAGTCGGCCGTCCGTGTCGTCGAGGACGGCAAGAAGAAAATTCGCCGCGGCGACCACTCCGGGACGATTCAGGACGTGAACGCCGACCTGCTCGACACCCTGCTCGCGAGCGGCTACACGCCCGTCGCGTCGCCGCCGATGCTCGCCGAGGGAACTGCCGTCAACACCGACGCCGACCGCGCGGCCGCCGCCGTGGCGGGTGCACTCGGCGCGACCCTCGTCGTCCTCACGGATGTGGAGGGCGTTTACACCGACCCCGACGACCCGAGCACGCGCATCGAATCCGTCGCGACCCCAGACGAGTACGACGCGCTCACCGACGCCGCAGAAGGGTTCATGACCCGGAAGGTGATGGCCGCCACCGAGGCGCTCGAATCCGGTGCCCGCGAGGTCGTCGTCGCGTCGGCCAACGCCGAACGACCGATTGTGACCGCGCTCGATGCGGGTGGGACCCACATTCACCCGGAGGCGCTCGAATGA
- a CDS encoding argininosuccinate synthase, which produces MTDTVALAFSGGLDTTVCVPLLKEEYGYDEVIAVTVDVGQPDAEFAEAEETAEALGLDIHVIDAKDEFAALALDAVRANATYQGYPLGTALARPVIAKAILSVAEEEGCTGIAHGCTGKGNDQLRFEAVWRDSDLEVIAPVRELGLTREWEQEYAAERNLPVEAGKGGDYSIDTNLWSRSVEGKELEEPSFVPGEDIYEWTEPPSAATEEIELTFQKGYPVALNGEAYDDVELIETLNELAGSYGVGRTDVMEDRMLGLKVRENYEHPAATTLLNAHQGLEDLVLTKEERSFKTQVDNQWAEKGYQGLIDGPLMKALDAFIATTNERVTGTVTIRFEGGQARVVGRESPYAVYSAEAASFNTEAVTGSIEQADATGVAKYHGFQERLANRRIAAANKEQGVTATDGGLGEESPLSGTDIDETAKKQEEDE; this is translated from the coding sequence ATGACGGATACAGTTGCGCTCGCCTTCTCCGGCGGGCTCGACACGACGGTCTGCGTCCCGCTACTGAAAGAAGAGTACGGCTACGACGAGGTCATCGCGGTCACGGTCGACGTCGGCCAGCCCGACGCCGAGTTCGCCGAGGCAGAAGAGACGGCCGAGGCGCTCGGTCTCGACATCCACGTCATCGACGCGAAAGACGAGTTCGCCGCGCTCGCGCTCGATGCCGTGCGCGCCAACGCCACCTACCAGGGGTACCCGCTCGGCACCGCCCTCGCCCGCCCGGTCATCGCGAAGGCCATCCTCAGCGTCGCCGAGGAGGAGGGCTGTACCGGTATCGCCCACGGCTGCACCGGCAAAGGAAACGACCAGCTCCGCTTCGAGGCGGTGTGGCGCGACTCCGACCTCGAGGTCATCGCCCCGGTGCGCGAACTCGGTCTCACCCGCGAGTGGGAACAGGAGTACGCCGCAGAACGCAACCTTCCGGTCGAGGCCGGCAAGGGCGGTGACTACTCCATCGACACGAACCTCTGGTCCCGCTCCGTCGAAGGCAAGGAGCTCGAAGAGCCGAGCTTCGTCCCCGGCGAGGACATCTACGAGTGGACGGAGCCGCCGTCTGCCGCGACCGAGGAAATCGAACTCACCTTCCAGAAGGGGTATCCGGTCGCGCTCAACGGCGAGGCGTACGACGACGTGGAACTCATCGAGACGCTGAACGAACTCGCCGGCTCCTACGGCGTCGGCCGCACCGACGTGATGGAAGACCGCATGCTCGGGCTGAAGGTGCGCGAGAACTACGAGCATCCGGCCGCGACGACGCTGCTCAACGCCCACCAAGGACTCGAAGACCTCGTGTTAACGAAGGAGGAACGCTCTTTCAAAACGCAGGTCGACAATCAGTGGGCGGAGAAGGGGTATCAGGGACTCATCGACGGCCCGCTGATGAAGGCGCTCGATGCGTTCATCGCGACGACGAACGAGCGCGTGACGGGCACCGTCACCATCCGGTTCGAAGGTGGACAGGCGCGCGTCGTCGGGCGCGAGTCTCCCTATGCCGTCTACTCCGCCGAGGCTGCCTCGTTCAACACGGAGGCCGTCACCGGCAGCATCGAACAGGCCGACGCGACGGGCGTCGCGAAGTACCACGGCTTCCAGGAGCGACTCGCGAACCGCCGCATCGCGGCCGCCAACAAGGAGCAGGGCGTCACCGCCACCGACGGCGGGCTCGGCGAGGAGTCCCCTCTCTCCGGGACGGACATCGACGAGACGGCGAAGAAACAGGAGGAGGACGAGTAG